The Lycium barbarum isolate Lr01 chromosome 9, ASM1917538v2, whole genome shotgun sequence genome has a segment encoding these proteins:
- the LOC132610234 gene encoding monothiol glutaredoxin-S2-like has product MESVKKLVSENPVVMFSKNKCCMCHTIKSLISSFGANLTVYEIDELPNGLQVERALLVLGRRPSVPAVFIGQELIGGANEIMSLHLEGELIPLLKKVKALWL; this is encoded by the coding sequence ATGGAGTCAGTGAAGAAATTGGTATCAGAAAATCCAGTGGTGATGTTCAGCAAAAACAAGTGTTGCATGTGCCACACTATAAAGTCACTCATATCAAGTTTTGGTGCTAACTTAACTGTATATGAAATTGATGAACTTCCCAATGGCTTACAAGTCGAAAGAGCATTGCTGGTACTAGGTCGAAGGCCTAGTGTGCCAGCAGTGTTCATTGGACAAGAATTAATTGGCGGTGCTAATGAGATTATGAGTCTCCATTTAGAAGGAGAGCTTATTCCTTTGCTCAAGAAAGTTAAAGCTCTTTGGTTATAG